The following proteins come from a genomic window of Gossypium raimondii isolate GPD5lz chromosome 5, ASM2569854v1, whole genome shotgun sequence:
- the LOC128040985 gene encoding probable disease resistance protein At4g27220 — protein MECVEPGVGIANCLGPPLCKYLKYHRKLNDFVRNFGRIRDELNCKMADIELQLKAELLSPGGKIPKQGVENWLKDAKEMIAEAQDVENKVRYGRYLCRAWNGKLVDEKTREMKEFLDKAPNASEALAMDGPSGGLPLPTSELVGEEAARKDIWACLMQEEVKKIGVWGMGGVGKTTTMKHIHNDLLKEQRFKRVIWVTISKEFNVMKVQDNIVSALEAKEYLDKEEDKLRRAAILSEMLKKAGKHVLILDDVWDEVSLEEVGIPEPSDSNGCKLVLTTRSEHVCKYMGCTVIKVKPLSAQQALTLFLSKVGPNIVQNQTIMPTLELVVKECSGLPLTIVVVAGTLKGEEDPLIWKNTLRELKKRIEKVEGVEAKVIERLKFSFDHLKDEKVKSCFLHCALYPEDFEIEKDELIECWIDEGFIDDMGTRQEMNEKGQVILKKLEDNCLLENVSSEEMKMHDAVRDMALSITRMNPRYMIQAGLQLEELPEKKQWSPNIEKVSLMYNSISEISIDVLPTKCQLLITLLLQHNPIKKIPYSFFTNMPCLSVLNLSSTKIKSLPNSISELKNLTTLLLCGCSKLRDLPCLSMLQELKKMDLSGTKIEEVPKGMDMLIKLSYLDLEVFTLKEIPAGLLSKLVHLQHLSFDVVNEKTSLKAEEMEPLKKLECFTGHFEDINEFNKFISSMQQSKKNLIKYHLQVGSYNWGGERDKRVTIGGVQNWEGELIMHPIEIQQLHISKCDYLRSLVDDKFSFKNAIDLRDCRIWECEGIECVVSLSSFASSSAHPFQSLEGLDLGYLPKLSALIMKDAGIGSATTSTVAPSACFSHLKEIRIFKCSSMKTLLPHWLLPNLQNLEEISVLFCDEVVEILGVATSKVEEKGSDALIKIHLPKLRALELNELPNLKSICSKSGVMVCDSLRFMKVDGDCDKLKRIPPFVPLVGNGQPFAYAPPSLTIRSETEW, from the coding sequence ATGGAATGCGTAGAGCCCGGTGTTGGCATTGCAAATTGCCTTGGACCTCCTCTTTGTAAATACTTGAAATATCACAGAAAGCTGAATGATTTTGTGAGAAACTTCGGGAGGATCAgagatgaattgaattgtaaaatggCAGACATAGAGCTGCAATTGAAAGCAGAGCTTCTTTCTCCAGGGGGGAAGATACCAAAGCAGGGAGTTGAAAATTGGTTGAAAGATGCGAAAGAGATGATTGCGGAAGCACAGGATGTGGAAAATAAAGTCAGATACGGGAGATATCTCTGTCGTGCTTGGAACGGAAAGCTGGTTGATGAAAAGACTCGAgaaatgaaggaatttcttgataaagctCCTAATGCCTCTGAAGCTCTTGCCATGGATGGTCCAAGTGGTGGGTTGCCACTGCCAACATCAGAACTAGTTGGGGAGGAAGCTGCCAGAAAAGATATTTGGGCATGTTTGATGCAAGAGGAGGTAAAAAAGATCGGGGTTTGGGGGATGGGCGGTGTGGGTAAAACCACGACCATGAAGCACATCCACAATGATCTTTTGAAAGAACAAAGATTCAAAAGAGTAATCTGGGTTACCATATCAAAGGAGTTCAATGTAATGAAGGTACAAGATAATATTGTAAGTGCGTTGGAGGCGAAGGAATATTTAGACAAAGAAGAGGACAAGCTCAGACGAGCAGCAATCTTGTCAGAAATGCTGAAGAAAGCAGGAAAGCATGTTCTAATCCTAGATGATGTGTGGGATGAAGTCTCTCTAGAAGAAGTTGGGATCCCTGAGCCGAGTGACAGCAATGGCTGCAAGTTGGTGTTGACAACCCGTTCGGAGCATGTCTGTAAGTATATGGGTTGCACGGTGATAAAAGTGAAGCCCCTTTCAGCACAACAGGCATTGACACTATTCTTGAGTAAAGTTGGGCCTAACATAGTGCAAAATCAAACTATAATGCCTACTCTAGAGCTTGTTGTCAAGGAATGTTCGGGTCTACCTCTTACAATTGTCGTCGTAGCTGGTACATTGAAAGGAGAAGAGGACCCTCTTATTTGGAAAAACACACTCAGGGAATTGaaaaagagaatagaaaaaGTGGAAGGAGTAGAAGCTAAAGTGATAGAGCGTTTGAAATTTAGCTTCGATCACTTAAAGGACGAGAAAGTGAAATCTTGTTTCTTACATTGCGCATTATATCCCgaagattttgaaattgaaaaggaTGAACTAATTGAGTGCTGGATTGACGAGGGATTCATAGATGATATGGGTACAAGacaagaaatgaatgaaaagggtCAAGTTATTTTGAAGAAGTTGGAAGATAATTGCTTGTTGGAAAATGTCTCGAGTGAAGAAATGAAAATGCATGATGCAGTGAGAGACATGGCATTGTCGATCACAAGAATGAATCCTCGATATATGATACAAGCAGGTTTGCAATTAGAAGAGTTACCAGAAAAGAAGCAATGGAGTCCGAACATTGAGAAAGTGTCACTTATGTATAACTCCATATCAGAAATTTCCATAGATGTGCTGCCCACAAAATGTCAACTGCTCATAACCTTGTTATTGCAGCATAACCCTATAAAGAAGATCCCATATTCTTTCTTCACAAACATGCCTTGTCTTAGTGTTCTCAATTTGTCCTCTACGAAGATCAAAAGTTTACCAAATTCCATCTCTGAACTAAAGAACCTCACAACATTGTTGCTTTGTGGTTGTTCTAAATTAAGAGATCTACCATGTCTTTCGATGCTTCAAGAATTGAAGAAGATGGATCTTTCTGGGACTAAAATTGAGGAAGTCCCTAAAGGAATGGATATGCTGATAAAGCTAAGCTATCTTGATCTTGAAGTGTTCACTCTGAAAGAGATACCCGCTGGACTTTTATCAAAACTCGTTCACCTTCAGCACTTGAGTTTTGATGTGGTCAATGAAAAAACAAGTCTAAAAGCAGAGGAGATGGAACCATTGAAGAAGTTGGAGTGCTTTACCGGACATTTCGAAGACATCAATGAATTCAATAAGTTCATCTCCTCAATGCAGCAAAGtaagaaaaatctcatcaaGTACCATTTACAGGTGGGCTCATATAATTGGGGTGGTGAAAGAGATAAAAGAGTAACAATTGGAGGAGTCCAGAATTGGGAAGGTGAGTTAATTATGCACCCAATTGAAATTCAACAGTTGCATATTTCAAAGTGCGACTATTTGAGAAGCTTAGTCGATGACaaattttccttcaaaaatGCGATTGACTTGAGGGATTGTAGGATTTGGGAGTGTGAAGGGATAGAGTGTGTTGTTTCCCTGTCCTCTTTTGCCTCTTCTTCCGCTCATCCGTTTCAGAGCCTCGAGGGGTTAGATCTTGGATATCTGCCAAAGTTGAGTGCCCTTATTATGAAAGATGCAGGAATTGGTTCAGCAACAACATCAACAGTGGCTCCGTCTGCCTGCTTTTCCCATCTTAAGGAAATTAGGATATTCAAATGCTCAAGTATGAAGACGTTGCTTCCACATTGGTTGCTTCCAAACCTCCAAAACCTGGAAGAAATATCAGTGTTATTCTGTGATGAGGTAGTTGAAATATTGGGAGTAGCAACATCAAAAGTTGAAGAAAAAGGGAGTGATGCATTAATCAAAATCCATCTTCCCAAATTGAGAGCGTTGGAATTGAACGAATTGCCAAATTTGAAGAGCATATGCAGCAAAAGTGGAGTGATGGTTTGTGATTCTCTCCGATTTATGAAAGTTGATGGAGATTGTGATAAACTGAAGAGAATTCCTCCATTTGTTCCCCTTGTTGGCAATGGGCAGCCATTTGCATATGCTCCACCTTCTCTTACCATCAGGTCAGAGACAGAATGGTAG